One Saccharopolyspora erythraea NRRL 2338 genomic region harbors:
- the aceA gene encoding isocitrate lyase produces the protein MSSIRERAIKAAEELQREWDTDPRWKGIERTYSAGDVIRLRGSVREEHTLARQGAERLWKLLHENDYINSLGALTGNQAVQQIRAGLKAIYLSGWQVAADANLAGETYPDQSLYPANSVPAVVRRINNALRRADQINWAEALDPEADEPENIHWLAPIVADAEAGFGGTLNAYELMKGMIAAGAAGVHWEDQLASEKKCGHLGGKVLIPTSQHVKTLNAARLAADVAGVPSLVVARTDAQAATLLTSDVDERDQKFITGERTSEGFYKVTNGIEPCITRGLAYAPHADLIWMETSKPDLEVAKQFAEAIKAQYPDQMLAYNCSPSFNWKKNLDDSTIAKFQRELGHMGYKFQFITLAGFHSLNYSMFDLAKGYAHDGMTSYVDLQEREFAAEKDGYTATRHQREAGTGYFDLVSTAISPDSSTTALAGSTETAQF, from the coding sequence ATGAGCTCCATCCGCGAGAGGGCGATCAAGGCCGCCGAGGAACTTCAGCGCGAGTGGGACACCGACCCTCGTTGGAAGGGCATCGAGCGCACCTACTCCGCCGGTGACGTCATCCGCCTCCGCGGGTCGGTGAGGGAAGAGCACACGCTGGCCCGCCAGGGCGCCGAGCGGCTGTGGAAGCTGCTCCACGAGAACGACTACATCAACTCCCTCGGCGCGCTGACCGGCAACCAGGCCGTCCAGCAGATCCGGGCGGGTCTGAAGGCCATCTACCTGTCCGGCTGGCAGGTCGCCGCCGACGCCAACCTGGCGGGCGAGACCTACCCCGACCAGAGCCTCTACCCGGCCAACTCGGTCCCTGCCGTGGTCCGCCGCATCAACAACGCGCTGCGGCGCGCCGACCAGATCAACTGGGCCGAGGCGCTGGACCCGGAGGCCGACGAGCCGGAGAACATCCACTGGCTGGCCCCGATCGTGGCCGACGCCGAGGCCGGCTTCGGCGGCACGCTCAACGCCTACGAGCTGATGAAGGGCATGATCGCCGCCGGTGCGGCCGGTGTGCACTGGGAGGACCAGCTTGCCTCCGAGAAGAAGTGCGGCCACCTGGGCGGCAAGGTCCTCATCCCGACCAGCCAGCACGTCAAGACGCTGAACGCGGCCCGGCTGGCCGCCGACGTCGCAGGCGTGCCCTCGCTGGTCGTCGCGCGCACCGACGCGCAGGCCGCGACGCTGCTGACCAGCGACGTCGACGAGCGCGACCAGAAGTTCATCACCGGTGAGCGCACCTCGGAGGGCTTCTACAAGGTCACCAACGGCATCGAGCCCTGCATCACCCGCGGTCTGGCCTACGCGCCGCACGCGGACCTGATCTGGATGGAGACCTCGAAGCCGGACCTGGAGGTCGCCAAGCAGTTCGCCGAGGCGATCAAGGCCCAGTACCCGGACCAGATGCTGGCCTACAACTGCTCGCCGTCGTTCAACTGGAAGAAGAACCTGGACGACAGCACCATCGCCAAGTTCCAGCGCGAGCTCGGCCACATGGGCTACAAGTTCCAGTTCATCACCCTGGCGGGCTTCCACTCGCTGAACTACAGCATGTTCGACCTGGCCAAGGGCTACGCGCACGACGGCATGACCTCCTACGTGGACCTGCAGGAGCGCGAGTTCGCCGCGGAGAAGGACGGCTACACCGCGACCCGTCACCAGCGCGAGGCCGGTACCGGCTACTTCGACCTGGTCAGCACCGCGATCAGCCCGGACTCCTCGACCACCGCCCTGGCGGGTTCGACCGAGACCGCGCAGTTCTGA
- a CDS encoding XRE family transcriptional regulator produces MPEFIAEEDRNFSTDQDLLVFGQRLRHLRRAAGLTLVELGERVGRAPSQLSLLENGHREPKLSLLRSLADALGSSVDELMSKKPPNRRAELEIAVEQAQLDPLYQRLSLPPLKVGKRVPTEALEHVLALYDELKRRENKQVATPEEARKANAELRRTMREHGNYFPEIEKAAAGILDKVGYHGGALSEGVIQSIATHLGYGLRFVNDLPRSVRSVTDLRHHRIFLRRESLGMHSPRTILLQTLGHLTLGHSQPRDFADFLRQRVEANYFAAAVLVPEKAAASFLRQAKQERDLAVEDLRDVFSVSYEMAAHRFTNLATEYLDLVCHFVRNDETGIIYKAYENDGLVFPSDPSGAIEGQRMCRYWAGRQVFASPDRYSTYYQYTDKPGATHWCVAHVDPSRGRDFAITLGVPYTESRWFRGRDTTNHSKSSCPNGECCQRPPAELANRWQGMVWPSARAHSHVLAALPSDTFPGVDEADVYAFLDAHQG; encoded by the coding sequence ATGCCGGAGTTCATCGCCGAAGAAGACCGTAATTTTTCTACCGACCAGGACCTTCTGGTCTTCGGTCAGCGCCTGCGCCACCTGCGCCGGGCGGCCGGTCTGACCCTCGTCGAGCTGGGCGAACGCGTCGGCCGGGCTCCCTCGCAGCTCTCCCTGCTGGAGAACGGCCACCGGGAGCCGAAGCTGTCGCTGCTGCGCTCGCTCGCCGACGCGCTGGGCAGTTCTGTGGACGAACTGATGTCGAAGAAGCCGCCGAACCGGCGCGCCGAGCTGGAGATCGCGGTCGAGCAGGCCCAGCTCGACCCGCTGTACCAGCGGCTGTCGCTACCCCCGCTGAAGGTTGGCAAGCGGGTGCCCACCGAGGCGCTGGAGCACGTGCTGGCCCTCTACGACGAGCTCAAGCGGCGGGAGAACAAGCAGGTCGCCACGCCCGAGGAGGCCCGCAAGGCCAACGCCGAGCTGCGGCGCACCATGCGCGAGCACGGCAACTACTTCCCGGAGATCGAGAAGGCCGCGGCCGGCATCCTGGACAAGGTCGGCTACCACGGCGGGGCGCTGTCCGAGGGCGTCATCCAGTCCATCGCCACCCACCTGGGCTACGGGCTGCGGTTCGTCAACGACCTCCCGCGCTCGGTGCGGTCGGTGACCGACCTGCGCCACCACCGCATCTTCCTGCGCCGGGAGTCGCTGGGCATGCACAGCCCCCGCACGATCCTGCTGCAGACCCTGGGGCACCTCACGCTCGGTCACAGCCAGCCGCGCGACTTCGCCGACTTCCTGCGCCAGCGGGTCGAGGCCAACTACTTCGCCGCGGCGGTGCTGGTGCCGGAGAAGGCGGCGGCGAGCTTCCTGCGCCAGGCCAAGCAGGAGCGCGACCTGGCCGTGGAGGACCTGCGCGACGTCTTCTCGGTGTCCTACGAGATGGCCGCGCACCGCTTCACCAACCTCGCCACCGAGTACCTCGACCTGGTGTGCCACTTCGTGCGCAACGACGAGACCGGCATCATCTACAAGGCATACGAGAACGACGGGCTGGTCTTCCCCAGCGACCCGTCCGGGGCGATCGAGGGCCAGCGGATGTGCCGCTACTGGGCGGGCCGGCAGGTGTTCGCCTCCCCCGACCGGTACTCGACCTACTACCAGTACACCGACAAGCCCGGCGCGACCCACTGGTGCGTCGCCCACGTCGACCCCAGCCGGGGCCGGGACTTCGCCATCACGCTGGGCGTGCCCTACACCGAGTCGAGGTGGTTCCGCGGGCGGGACACCACCAACCACTCCAAGTCGTCCTGCCCGAACGGCGAGTGCTGCCAGCGCCCGCCCGCCGAGCTGGCCAACCGCTGGCAGGGCATGGTGTGGCCGTCGGCGCGGGCGCACTCACACGTCCTCGCGGCCCTGCCGTCGGACACCTTCCCCGGCGTCGACGAGGCCGACGTCTACGCCTTCCTGGACGCCCACCAGGGCTGA
- a CDS encoding NAD(P)H-dependent flavin oxidoreductase: protein MIAERAVPVIAAPMAGGISTPELAAAVSSAGGFGFLAAGYLTEEALGVQIARTRELTDEPFGVNLFVPGERRDVDLDAYRAAVDEEAGRYGARAGTGHWDDDLYQAKVELVLQQRVPVVSFTFGAPEKSTLDRLHEAGAEVAVTVTTPREARIAADLGADLLCVQGFEAGGHRATFEDDGRSPGGGPLYGLLAALRTVSAEVDLPLVATGGLVHGADVAAVLSAGAVAAQLGTAFLVCEEAGTQTTQRMAIAAGNRETALTRAFSGRPARGLVNRFLTEHSDDAPAAYPQLHNLTKPMRGAAGKAGDPEAMSLWAGQTYAQARPTTASELVRLLTEEAREALDSARRRL from the coding sequence ATGATCGCAGAGCGAGCGGTGCCGGTGATCGCCGCGCCGATGGCGGGCGGCATCTCCACCCCGGAGCTTGCGGCGGCGGTGAGCTCCGCCGGCGGCTTCGGTTTCCTGGCCGCCGGATACCTGACCGAGGAAGCGCTGGGCGTGCAGATCGCCCGCACCCGCGAACTCACCGACGAGCCGTTCGGGGTCAACCTCTTCGTGCCCGGTGAGCGCCGCGACGTCGACCTCGACGCCTACCGCGCGGCGGTCGACGAGGAGGCGGGCCGCTACGGCGCGCGGGCGGGCACCGGGCACTGGGACGACGACCTCTATCAGGCGAAGGTCGAGCTCGTGCTGCAACAGCGGGTGCCGGTGGTCTCGTTCACCTTCGGCGCGCCGGAGAAGTCCACCCTGGACCGGTTGCACGAGGCCGGGGCCGAAGTGGCCGTGACCGTCACGACGCCGCGGGAGGCGCGCATCGCCGCCGACCTCGGTGCCGACCTGCTGTGCGTGCAGGGTTTCGAGGCGGGTGGGCACCGCGCGACGTTCGAGGACGACGGCCGGTCCCCCGGAGGCGGACCGCTCTACGGTCTGCTGGCCGCGCTCAGGACCGTCTCCGCCGAGGTCGACCTGCCGTTGGTCGCCACCGGCGGCCTGGTGCACGGCGCCGACGTCGCGGCGGTGCTGTCGGCCGGCGCGGTGGCCGCCCAGCTCGGCACCGCGTTCCTGGTGTGCGAAGAGGCCGGCACCCAGACGACCCAGCGGATGGCGATCGCGGCCGGCAACCGAGAGACCGCGCTGACCAGGGCTTTCAGTGGTCGTCCGGCGCGCGGGCTGGTGAACCGGTTCCTCACCGAGCACAGCGACGACGCGCCCGCGGCCTACCCGCAGCTGCACAACCTGACCAAGCCGATGCGCGGCGCGGCGGGCAAGGCCGGGGATCCCGAGGCCATGTCGCTGTGGGCGGGCCAGACCTACGCCCAGGCCCGCCCCACGACCGCGTCCGAGCTGGTGCGGTTGCTGACCGAGGAGGCCCGCGAGGCGCTGGACTCGGCCCGGCGCCGGCTGTGA
- a CDS encoding VOC family protein — protein MTRTAGVNELVLEVADLEAAERFYTEVLGFPVIDRWEGEVFRGREAVWVLAGGTRIGLWKPALGISRARGGVHVHYALSVAAEDYDAVVEGVRSRGGVVDEVEFGPGNARSAYVADPDHNVVEFWTWDVTQGSPGAPRAVTDGVYGL, from the coding sequence ATGACTCGTACGGCGGGCGTCAACGAACTGGTCCTGGAGGTAGCGGACCTCGAAGCTGCCGAGCGCTTCTACACCGAGGTCCTCGGCTTCCCGGTGATCGACCGCTGGGAGGGGGAGGTCTTCCGCGGCCGGGAGGCCGTCTGGGTCCTCGCCGGCGGCACGCGGATCGGCCTGTGGAAGCCCGCGCTCGGGATCTCCCGGGCGCGGGGCGGAGTCCACGTGCACTACGCGTTGTCGGTGGCGGCCGAGGACTACGACGCGGTCGTCGAGGGCGTCCGTTCGCGCGGAGGTGTGGTCGACGAGGTGGAGTTCGGACCGGGCAACGCGCGGTCGGCCTACGTCGCCGACCCGGACCACAACGTCGTCGAGTTCTGGACCTGGGACGTCACCCAGGGCAGCCCCGGCGCGCCCCGGGCCGTCACCGACGGGGTTTACGGCCTGTGA
- a CDS encoding SigE family RNA polymerase sigma factor produces the protein MKQRDEEFAEYFDARVVSMRRTAYLLCGDWHRAEDLVQTALTKIYVAWPRINRGGTVDAYARQVLVRSAIDESRRGFRKRETALPEVPEHGTPAHDVGETVDLRNALAALPPGQRAAVVLRYWEDQSVEATAQLLGCSTGTVKSQTARGLAALRKLLGSAQPATGGYR, from the coding sequence TTGAAACAGCGTGACGAGGAGTTCGCCGAGTACTTCGACGCCCGGGTGGTGAGCATGCGCCGCACCGCGTACCTGCTGTGCGGCGACTGGCACCGGGCCGAGGACCTGGTCCAGACCGCGTTGACCAAGATCTACGTGGCCTGGCCCCGGATCAACCGCGGCGGCACCGTCGACGCCTACGCGCGGCAGGTGCTGGTGCGCAGCGCGATCGACGAGTCCAGGCGGGGCTTCCGCAAGCGCGAGACGGCGCTGCCGGAGGTCCCCGAGCACGGCACCCCGGCCCACGACGTCGGCGAGACCGTCGACCTGCGCAACGCCCTGGCGGCGCTGCCGCCCGGGCAGCGGGCCGCGGTGGTGCTGCGGTACTGGGAGGACCAGTCCGTGGAGGCGACCGCGCAACTGCTCGGGTGCAGCACGGGGACGGTGAAGAGCCAGACCGCACGCGGGCTGGCCGCTCTGCGCAAGCTGCTCGGCTCCGCCCAACCCGCGACAGGGGGGTACCGATGA
- a CDS encoding MOSC domain-containing protein: MGYVASVNIAVVRTGSWTGRVGRSGIDKRPSDEPVKFTESGVLGDTVCDAKHHGAWYQAAYAFDTEDLAHWSREIGRELVPGNAGENLSMSGCDVSNAVVGERWRIGSVVLRVTGPRNPCSVFAGFWDVKGLVKRFTAHGRPGAYLAVEEPGVVSAGDTLEVLSRPEHGVRVSDVFALCMQRRKELAERVAPVLPNLPEKWRQQVVKAM, from the coding sequence GTGGGTTATGTGGCTTCGGTGAACATCGCCGTGGTGCGGACCGGTTCCTGGACGGGACGCGTCGGGCGGAGCGGGATCGACAAGCGACCGTCTGACGAGCCGGTGAAGTTCACCGAGTCGGGAGTGCTCGGCGACACCGTGTGCGACGCCAAGCACCACGGCGCCTGGTACCAGGCCGCCTACGCGTTCGACACCGAGGACCTGGCGCACTGGTCGCGGGAGATCGGCCGGGAGCTGGTGCCCGGCAACGCGGGCGAGAACCTGAGCATGTCCGGCTGCGACGTCAGCAACGCGGTCGTCGGCGAGCGGTGGCGGATCGGCTCGGTCGTGCTCCGGGTGACCGGGCCGCGCAACCCGTGCAGCGTCTTCGCCGGGTTCTGGGACGTCAAGGGTCTGGTCAAGCGGTTCACCGCGCACGGGCGTCCCGGTGCCTACCTGGCGGTGGAGGAGCCCGGGGTCGTCTCGGCGGGCGACACGCTGGAGGTGCTGTCCCGGCCGGAACACGGCGTGCGGGTGAGCGACGTCTTCGCGCTGTGCATGCAGCGGCGCAAGGAGCTCGCCGAACGCGTCGCCCCGGTGCTGCCGAACCTGCCGGAGAAGTGGCGGCAGCAGGTCGTCAAGGCGATGTGA
- a CDS encoding Uma2 family endonuclease codes for MAIMAAESGSHGIVQGRPFTVYDLEAMPDDGNRYELLDGMLLVTPAPGTKHQMVVVKLVTALELECPDDLAVLCAPFAVRPEVTVELQPDILVARDEDLTDANLPVAPFLVVEVLSPSTRLYDLNSKKAAYERLGVPSYWVIDPFVPRLTVFNLGGSGEYELVTKVTGPQAFEAEHPFPVRVVPAELLPRQRR; via the coding sequence ATGGCAATCATGGCAGCGGAGTCCGGTTCGCACGGCATCGTCCAAGGTCGCCCGTTCACGGTGTACGACCTGGAGGCGATGCCCGATGACGGCAACCGGTACGAGCTCCTCGACGGGATGCTCCTCGTGACCCCGGCACCGGGAACCAAGCATCAGATGGTCGTAGTGAAGCTCGTGACCGCCCTTGAGCTCGAATGTCCGGACGATCTTGCGGTGCTGTGCGCACCGTTCGCGGTGCGACCGGAGGTGACCGTCGAGCTCCAGCCGGACATCCTGGTGGCGCGGGACGAGGACCTGACCGACGCGAACCTGCCGGTTGCTCCGTTTTTGGTCGTAGAGGTGCTGTCGCCGAGCACGCGCCTGTACGACCTCAACTCCAAGAAGGCGGCCTACGAACGGCTCGGTGTTCCCAGCTACTGGGTGATCGATCCGTTCGTTCCGCGCTTGACGGTCTTCAACCTCGGCGGCTCTGGGGAGTACGAGCTGGTGACCAAGGTCACCGGTCCGCAGGCGTTCGAGGCCGAACACCCGTTCCCCGTGCGGGTCGTGCCCGCTGAGCTGCTGCCTCGGCAGCGGCGCTGA
- a CDS encoding methyltransferase: MSSEPLDVLAMADLVTPFAVRTAATLGIADLVSGGPVALAELARSCRADADPLGRVLRFLVHKGVFEEPEPGVFGPNETSRAMQSDAPHGARAWLDLDGAIGRADMAFVELIEQVRGRQVAYRTAFGRTFWEDLEHSPRLSDSFDALMAAKTRAIAPGVVAAHDWGRYRAVADVGGGEGVLLGEILRAHPELRGILVDLTAPVLRAAGHLREHGLDERIETVAASFFDPLPVAADAFVLCDVLGDWGDEDAVRILRRCADAAGPHGRVLVVELTAGPDVMQLYTEMDLRMMVYVGGRMRDLEATRRIAAAAKLAVVGVARLDNGYCVIECAAGT, encoded by the coding sequence ATGTCATCCGAGCCGCTGGATGTGCTGGCGATGGCCGACCTGGTCACGCCCTTCGCGGTGCGGACCGCGGCCACCCTCGGCATCGCCGACCTCGTCAGCGGCGGCCCGGTCGCGCTCGCCGAACTCGCGCGGAGCTGCCGCGCCGACGCCGACCCCCTCGGCCGGGTGCTGCGTTTCCTGGTCCACAAAGGTGTGTTCGAGGAACCCGAACCCGGTGTCTTCGGGCCGAACGAGACTTCCCGCGCCATGCAGTCCGACGCACCGCACGGCGCCCGCGCGTGGCTGGACCTCGACGGCGCCATCGGCCGCGCCGACATGGCGTTCGTCGAGCTCATCGAACAGGTCCGGGGGCGCCAGGTCGCCTACCGGACCGCGTTCGGCCGCACGTTCTGGGAGGACCTGGAGCACAGCCCGCGGCTGTCGGACTCCTTCGACGCCCTGATGGCGGCCAAGACCAGGGCGATCGCACCCGGCGTGGTGGCCGCCCACGACTGGGGCCGCTACCGCGCGGTCGCCGACGTCGGCGGCGGGGAGGGCGTGCTGCTGGGCGAGATCCTGCGGGCGCATCCGGAGCTGCGCGGAATACTCGTGGATCTCACCGCCCCCGTGCTGCGGGCGGCCGGGCACCTGCGGGAACACGGGCTCGACGAGCGGATCGAGACGGTGGCGGCCAGCTTCTTCGACCCGCTGCCGGTGGCCGCGGACGCCTTCGTGCTCTGCGACGTCCTCGGCGACTGGGGCGACGAGGACGCCGTGCGCATCCTGCGGCGGTGCGCCGACGCCGCCGGGCCGCACGGCCGGGTGCTCGTCGTCGAGCTGACCGCGGGCCCGGACGTCATGCAGCTCTACACCGAGATGGACCTGCGGATGATGGTCTACGTCGGCGGGCGGATGCGCGATCTCGAGGCCACCCGCCGCATCGCCGCAGCGGCGAAGCTGGCCGTGGTCGGCGTGGCCCGGCTGGACAACGGATACTGCGTCATCGAATGCGCCGCGGGCACGTGA